A single window of Onychomys torridus chromosome 8, mOncTor1.1, whole genome shotgun sequence DNA harbors:
- the Zdhhc8 gene encoding palmitoyltransferase ZDHHC8 isoform X2, with amino-acid sequence MPRSPGTRLKPAKYIPVATAAALLVGSSTLFFVFTCPWLTRAVSPAIPVYNGILFLFVLANFSMATFMDPGVFPRADEDEDKEDDFRAPLYKNVDVRGIQVRMKWCATCHFYRPPRCSHCSVCDNCVEDFDHHCPWVNNCIGRRNYRYFFLFLLSLSAHMVGVVAFGLVYVLNHSEGLGAAHTTITMAVMCVAGLFFIPVIGLTGFHVVLVTRGRTTNEQVTGKFRGGVNPFTRGCYGNVEHVLCSPLAPRYVVESPRMPLSVSLKPPFLRPELLDRAVPLKVKLSDNGLKSGRSKSKGSLDQLDEKPLDLGPPLPPKIEAGTFGRDLKTPRPGSAESALSVQRTSPPTPAMYKFRPAFSTGPKTPFCGPSEQVSGPDSLTLADDSTHSLDFVSEPSLDLPDHGPGGLHPTYPPSPPLNATDAFSGALRSLSLKAASRRGGDHMTLQPLHSEGGPPTPHRGLFAPHALPNRNGSLSYDSLLNPGSPGGHACPTHPSVGMASYHSPYLHPGPSDPPRPPPRSFSPVLGPRPREPSPVRYDNLSRTIMASIQERKDREERERLLRSQTDSLFGDSGVYDTPSSYSLQQASVLSEGPCGSVLRYGSRDDLVAGPGFGGARNPALQTSLSSLSSSMSRAPRTSSSSLQADQANNNAPGPRPGSGSHRSPARQGLPSPPGTPRSPSYTGSKAVAFIHTDLPDRPPSLAMQRDHPQLKTPPSKLNGQSPGMARLGPAASPMGPNASPARHTLVKKVSGVGGTTYEISV; translated from the exons ATGCCCCGCAGCCCCGGGACGCGCCTCAAACCCGCCAAGTACATCCCGGTGGCCACGGCCGCTGCGCTGTTGGTTGGCTCCAGCACCCTGTTCTTCGTATTCAC GTGCCCATGGTTGACAAGAGCGGTGTCTCCAGCTATTCCTGTCTACAATGgcatcctcttcctctttgtcctGGCCAACTTCAGTATGGCCACCTTCATGGACCCAGGAGTCTTCCCCCGAG CGGACGAGGACGAGGACAAGGAGGATGACTTCCGGGCCCCACTGTACAAGAACGTGGATGTGCGGGGCATCCAGGTCCGCATGAAGTGGTGTGCCACATGCCACTTCTACCGTCCACCCCGCTGCTCACACTGCAGTGTCTGTGACAACTGTGTGGAG GACTTTGACCACCACTGCCCCTGGGTCAACAACTGCATTGGACGTCGCAACTACCGCtacttcttcctgttcctgctgtcaCTCAGTGCACacatggtgggtgtggtggccttCGGCCTGGTCTACGTGCTCAACCATTCAGAGGGGCTGGGAGCTGCCCACACCACCATCAC CATGGCTGTCATGTGTGTGGCTGGCCTTTTCTTCATTCCTGTCATCGGCCTCACTGGCTTCCACGTGGTACTGGTCACGCGGGGCCGCACCACCAATGAGCAG GTGACTGGGAAGTTCCGCGGGGGTGTGAATCCCTTCACCCGAGGCTGCTATGGGAACGTGGAGCACGTGTTATGCAGTCCCCTGGCGCCCCG GTATGTGGTGGAGTCCCCTAGGATGCCGCTCTCAGTGAGCCTAAAGCCACCCTTCCTGAGGCCTGAGCTCCTGGATCGAGCTGTGCCCCTCAAGGTCAAACTTAGCGACAATGGGCTGAAATCTGGCCGCAGCAAG TCCAAGGGCAGTCTAGACCAGCTGGATGAGAAGCCCCTGGACCTTGGACCTCCACTGCCCCCCAAGATAGAAGCTGGCACCTTTGGAAGAGATCTGAAGACCCCAAGACCTGGCAGTGCTG AGAGTGCCCTATCAGTACAGAGGACCAGCCCCCCAACACCTGCCATGTATAAGTTCCGGCCAGCTTTCTCCACTGGTCCCAAGACACCCTTTTGTGGACCCAGTGAGCAG GTCTCAGGCCCTGACTCCCTCACTCTGGCAGATGACAGCACCCACAGTCTAGACTTTGTGTCCGAGCCCAGCCTGGATCTCCCAGACCATGGGCCTGGTGGTCTGCACCCTACCTatcccccttccccacccctcaaTGCCACGGATGCCTTCTCAGGTGCCTTACGCTCCCTGAGTCTCAAGGCTGCCAGCCGGCGGGGTGGGGACCACATGACCCTACAGCCACTGCATTCTGAAGGTGGGCCCCCCACACCTCACCGTGGTCTCTTTGCCCCTCATGCACTGCCCAACCGAAATGGCAGCCTGTCCTATGACAGCCTCCTTAACCCTGGCTCACCCGGTGGCCACGCATGCCCCACACACCCTTCTGTTGGCATGGCCAGCTACCATTCACCCTACCTGCACCCTGGGCCATCAGATCCACCACGGCCCCCACCCCGCAGCTTCAGCCCTGTGCTGGGTCCCCGGCCTAGGGAACCCTCTCCTGTGCGCTATGACAACCTGTCTCGGACCATCATGGCCTCTATCCAGGAGCGCAAGGACAGGGAAGAGCGTGAACGGCTGCTGCGCTCCCAGACTGACTCACTCTTTGGCGACTCTGGTGTCTATGACACACCCAGCTCCTACAGCCTGCAACAGGCCAGTGTGTTATCGGAAGGTCCCTGTGGCTCTGTGCTGCGCTATGGCTCCAGGGATGACCTCGTGGCTGGTCCTGGCTTCGGTGGTGCCCGCAATCCTGCCCTGCAGACGTCATTGTCCTCACTATCAAGCTCCATGAGTCGGGCACCTCGGACATCTTCTTCCTCCCTGCAGGCTGACCAAGCCAACAACAATGCCCCAGGACCCCGGCCTGGCAGTGGTTCACACAGGTCACCTGCCCGGCAGGGCCTGCCTTCCCCACCAGGCACTCCCCGATCTCCTTCTTACACGGGCTCCAAGGCTGTCGCCTTCATCCATACGGACCTCCCGGACCGGCCACCCTCACTGGCTATGCAGAG GGATCACCCTCAGCTGAAGACCCCCCCAAGTAAGCTTAACGGGCAGTCCCCGGGCATGGCCCGTCTGGGGCCTGCTGCCAGCCCCATGGGGCCCAACGCCAGCCCTGCCCGGCACACGCTGGTTAAGAAGGTGTCCGGCGTGGGTGGGACTACGTACGAAATCTCGGTGTAA
- the Zdhhc8 gene encoding palmitoyltransferase ZDHHC8 isoform X1: MPRSPGTRLKPAKYIPVATAAALLVGSSTLFFVFTCPWLTRAVSPAIPVYNGILFLFVLANFSMATFMDPGVFPRADEDEDKEDDFRAPLYKNVDVRGIQVRMKWCATCHFYRPPRCSHCSVCDNCVEDFDHHCPWVNNCIGRRNYRYFFLFLLSLSAHMVGVVAFGLVYVLNHSEGLGAAHTTITMAVMCVAGLFFIPVIGLTGFHVVLVTRGRTTNEQVTGKFRGGVNPFTRGCYGNVEHVLCSPLAPRYVVESPRMPLSVSLKPPFLRPELLDRAVPLKVKLSDNGLKSGRSKSKGSLDQLDEKPLDLGPPLPPKIEAGTFGRDLKTPRPGSAESALSVQRTSPPTPAMYKFRPAFSTGPKTPFCGPSEQVSGPDSLTLADDSTHSLDFVSEPSLDLPDHGPGGLHPTYPPSPPLNATDAFSGALRSLSLKAASRRGGDHMTLQPLHSEGGPPTPHRGLFAPHALPNRNGSLSYDSLLNPGSPGGHACPTHPSVGMASYHSPYLHPGPSDPPRPPPRSFSPVLGPRPREPSPVRYDNLSRTIMASIQERKDREERERLLRSQTDSLFGDSGVYDTPSSYSLQQASVLSEGPCGSVLRYGSRDDLVAGPGFGGARNPALQTSLSSLSSSMSRAPRTSSSSLQADQANNNAPGPRPGSGSHRSPARQGLPSPPGTPRSPSYTGSKAVAFIHTDLPDRPPSLAMQRERRLPKPGVDTSTGKKALPPQACAPASAYSSTYLLMGQMDPRLWAVMGTWTASSISQSQPCTLLPSFPKASPQQSHGPTLSFLDGLL, encoded by the exons ATGCCCCGCAGCCCCGGGACGCGCCTCAAACCCGCCAAGTACATCCCGGTGGCCACGGCCGCTGCGCTGTTGGTTGGCTCCAGCACCCTGTTCTTCGTATTCAC GTGCCCATGGTTGACAAGAGCGGTGTCTCCAGCTATTCCTGTCTACAATGgcatcctcttcctctttgtcctGGCCAACTTCAGTATGGCCACCTTCATGGACCCAGGAGTCTTCCCCCGAG CGGACGAGGACGAGGACAAGGAGGATGACTTCCGGGCCCCACTGTACAAGAACGTGGATGTGCGGGGCATCCAGGTCCGCATGAAGTGGTGTGCCACATGCCACTTCTACCGTCCACCCCGCTGCTCACACTGCAGTGTCTGTGACAACTGTGTGGAG GACTTTGACCACCACTGCCCCTGGGTCAACAACTGCATTGGACGTCGCAACTACCGCtacttcttcctgttcctgctgtcaCTCAGTGCACacatggtgggtgtggtggccttCGGCCTGGTCTACGTGCTCAACCATTCAGAGGGGCTGGGAGCTGCCCACACCACCATCAC CATGGCTGTCATGTGTGTGGCTGGCCTTTTCTTCATTCCTGTCATCGGCCTCACTGGCTTCCACGTGGTACTGGTCACGCGGGGCCGCACCACCAATGAGCAG GTGACTGGGAAGTTCCGCGGGGGTGTGAATCCCTTCACCCGAGGCTGCTATGGGAACGTGGAGCACGTGTTATGCAGTCCCCTGGCGCCCCG GTATGTGGTGGAGTCCCCTAGGATGCCGCTCTCAGTGAGCCTAAAGCCACCCTTCCTGAGGCCTGAGCTCCTGGATCGAGCTGTGCCCCTCAAGGTCAAACTTAGCGACAATGGGCTGAAATCTGGCCGCAGCAAG TCCAAGGGCAGTCTAGACCAGCTGGATGAGAAGCCCCTGGACCTTGGACCTCCACTGCCCCCCAAGATAGAAGCTGGCACCTTTGGAAGAGATCTGAAGACCCCAAGACCTGGCAGTGCTG AGAGTGCCCTATCAGTACAGAGGACCAGCCCCCCAACACCTGCCATGTATAAGTTCCGGCCAGCTTTCTCCACTGGTCCCAAGACACCCTTTTGTGGACCCAGTGAGCAG GTCTCAGGCCCTGACTCCCTCACTCTGGCAGATGACAGCACCCACAGTCTAGACTTTGTGTCCGAGCCCAGCCTGGATCTCCCAGACCATGGGCCTGGTGGTCTGCACCCTACCTatcccccttccccacccctcaaTGCCACGGATGCCTTCTCAGGTGCCTTACGCTCCCTGAGTCTCAAGGCTGCCAGCCGGCGGGGTGGGGACCACATGACCCTACAGCCACTGCATTCTGAAGGTGGGCCCCCCACACCTCACCGTGGTCTCTTTGCCCCTCATGCACTGCCCAACCGAAATGGCAGCCTGTCCTATGACAGCCTCCTTAACCCTGGCTCACCCGGTGGCCACGCATGCCCCACACACCCTTCTGTTGGCATGGCCAGCTACCATTCACCCTACCTGCACCCTGGGCCATCAGATCCACCACGGCCCCCACCCCGCAGCTTCAGCCCTGTGCTGGGTCCCCGGCCTAGGGAACCCTCTCCTGTGCGCTATGACAACCTGTCTCGGACCATCATGGCCTCTATCCAGGAGCGCAAGGACAGGGAAGAGCGTGAACGGCTGCTGCGCTCCCAGACTGACTCACTCTTTGGCGACTCTGGTGTCTATGACACACCCAGCTCCTACAGCCTGCAACAGGCCAGTGTGTTATCGGAAGGTCCCTGTGGCTCTGTGCTGCGCTATGGCTCCAGGGATGACCTCGTGGCTGGTCCTGGCTTCGGTGGTGCCCGCAATCCTGCCCTGCAGACGTCATTGTCCTCACTATCAAGCTCCATGAGTCGGGCACCTCGGACATCTTCTTCCTCCCTGCAGGCTGACCAAGCCAACAACAATGCCCCAGGACCCCGGCCTGGCAGTGGTTCACACAGGTCACCTGCCCGGCAGGGCCTGCCTTCCCCACCAGGCACTCCCCGATCTCCTTCTTACACGGGCTCCAAGGCTGTCGCCTTCATCCATACGGACCTCCCGGACCGGCCACCCTCACTGGCTATGCAGAG GGAGAGGAGGCTACCCAAGCCTGGTGTGGACACATCAACAGGAAAGAAAGCCCTGCCTCCACAAGCTTGTGCTCCGGCCTCTGCCTATTCGTCAACTTATCTACTCATGGGGCAGATGGATCCAAGGCTGTGGGCTGTGATGGGGACCTGGACCGCCTCCTCCATCAGCCAGTCTCAGCCCTGCACCCTATTGCCCTCATTTCCCAAGGCCAGTCCCCAGCAGTCCCACGGGCCCACTCTCTCCTTTCTGGATGGGTTGCTCTAG